The Medicago truncatula cultivar Jemalong A17 chromosome 4, MtrunA17r5.0-ANR, whole genome shotgun sequence genome includes a region encoding these proteins:
- the LOC120580229 gene encoding chaperone protein DnaJ — protein sequence MSTPFFYLMAATDDNNNNKPKDYYKVLEIEYDATDEDIRLNYRRLALKWHPDKHKDDSAVTAKFQEINEAYNVLSDPAKRLDYDLTGACEIEKYSLQEYLARFKGMILTCNGLGINNEDRWSQQLIEDFQPLDK from the exons ATGTCGACCCCTTTTTTCTATCTTATGGCTGCCActgacgacaacaacaacaacaaacccaag GATTATTACAAAGTGCTGGAGATTGAATATGATGCAACAGATGAAGATATCAGATTAAATTACCGAAGACTCGCCCTG AAATGGCATCCTGACAAACACAAAGATGATAGTGCTGTTACTGCAAAATTTCAAGAGATAAATGAAGCTTACAATG TATTGAGCGATCCTGCCAAGCGTTTAGACTATGATTTAACTGGGGCATGTGAGATCGAGAAGTATagcttgcag GAATATCTTGCCAGATTTAAAGGAATGATTCTGACCTGCAATGGACTTGGTATCAACAATGAAGACAGATG GTCACAACAATTGATTGAAGATTTTCAACCACTAGATAAATAA
- the LOC120580290 gene encoding putative gamma-glutamylcyclotransferase At3g02910: MVAETDVDVAVTTTTTAAAAALIFTYGTLKRNFSNHPLLQDLILTGDASFIGTYRTLLNYPLVCGPYRVPFLLNIPGSGQPVYGELYSVSEHGLSRMDELEGTTRAHYERLPIKVVPAEEDGAEAEKITCAEAYYAHGSYAMEMWKKNGKKGLKCYTEKETIGYVKRKDRPQHLTFLDHIRLFLSD; this comes from the coding sequence ATGGTAGCGGAGACAGACGTAGACGTTGCCgttaccaccaccaccaccgccgcCGCCGCCGCCCTTATATTCACTTACGGAACATTAAAGAGAAACTTCTCCAACCACCCTCTTCTCCAAGACCTAATCCTCACCGGCGACGCTTCTTTCATCGGAACCTACCGCACCCTCCTCAATTACCCTCTCGTATGTGGTCCCTACCGCGTCCCTTTCCTCCTCAACATTCCCGGTTCGGGTCAACCCGTTTACGGCGAACTCTACTCCGTCTCCGAACACGGTCTTTCTCGGATGGACGAACTGGAAGGAACCACACGCGCTCACTACGAGCGTCTTCCTATCAAGGTCGTTCCTGCTGAAGAAGATGGCGCCGAAGCGGAAAAGATAACGTGCGCGGAAGCGTATTACGCGCATGGTAGCTATGCGATGGAGATGTGGAAGAAGAATGGTAAAAAAGGTTTGAAGTGTTATACGGAGAAAGAAACAATTGGGTATGTGAAACGTAAAGATAGGCCTCAACATTTGACTTTCCTTGATCACATTCGATTGTTCCTTTCTGATTGA